The window GGCCGTGGCGGTCGAGGAAGTCGGAGGTGGCGGCGTCCGCCAGCAGCCGGCCCCGGCCGATCACCACCAGGTGGTCGGCGGTGAGCGCCATCTCGGTCATCAGGTGCGAGGAGACCAGCACCGACCGTCCCTCGGCGGCGAGTTCGCGCAGCAGGGTGCGGATCCACCGGATGCCCTCCGGGTCGAGGCCGTTGACCGGCTCGTCGAGCATCAGCACCGGCGGATCGCCGAGGAGCGCGGCGGCCACGCCGAGGCGCTGGCGCATGCCGAGCGAGAAGCCGCGGATCCGGCGGCCGGCCGCGTCGGCGAGACCGACCTGGCCGAGCACCTCGGCCACCCGGCGCTCCGGCAGGCCGCCCGCGGCGGCCAGCCAGCGCAGGTGGCCGCGGGCGGTGCGGCCGCCGTGCAGGGCGTGGGCGTCCAGCAGCGCGCCGACCTGCCGCAGCGGGTCGGCCAGTTCGGCGTAGGGGCGGCCGCCGACCAGCGCGCGGCCGGCGGTCGGCCGGTCCAGGCCGAGGACCAGTCGCATGGTGGTGGTCTTGCCCGCGCCGTTCGGCCCGAGGAAGCCCGTCACCACACCGGGCCGGACCTCGAACTCGAGGTCGCCGACCACGCGTGTGCCGTCGTACTCCTTGGTGAGGCCCTGAACCTGGATCACGGCTGCCCTCCCTCTCTGTCGATGGCCCTATTCGACCGGAGCGGAGGCTGCGGCGGATCCCGCCGGGGAGGGGACCGGCCTCCCTCCCGGGAGGGAGGCCGTCCGTGCGCCTGGCCTGGCAGGATGGCCGGATGCCCAGGATCCTCGCGCCGCTGCTGAGCGCCGCCACCTACGCGCGGTGGCTCCATCTGCTGATCGGTCTGATCTTCGCCGGCGTCGTCCTGCTGGTCTTCCCGGGGACGGAGGGGCGCAGCCTCGGCGGGCTGCTCGCACTGGCCGTCCCGCTGGACGTCGCGCTGCTCGTGGCGGCCGCCCTGGTACCCGCGATGCGCCGGGCGGAGGGTGTCCAGGCCCGGTTGCTGCTGATGCCCGCGCGGGAGCAGGACATCGCGGCCGAGCCGGCCCGCGGCTTCGCCGACCGGCGCCGTACAGCGGTCTGGCTGATCGGGCGGGTGGCCCTCGGGACGGCCGTCGGCTTCCCGTCCGTCCTGGTGCCGGCCGCCGCCGTCGGGCTGCTCGTCCGGCCGGAGCCGGACCTCTTCGGCCTCCGGCTCCCGGCGCGCGAGGGGTTCACCTGGTACCCGCTGCTGGCACCGGTGCTGATGTTCGCCCTCGGCTGGCTGGTGGTCTGGGCGGGCCGTCTCCAACTCGCCATGGCGGTGCGGTTGCTGGGGCCGTCCCCGGCCGAGCGGCTGGCCGCCGCCGAGCTGCGGGCCGAACGCCTGCTGGAGCGCAACCGGCTGGCCCGGGAGCTGCACGACTCCATCGGCCACGCGCTGACGGTGACGGTCATCCAGGCGGGCGCGGCGCGGGAGGT of the Kitasatospora sp. NBC_01246 genome contains:
- a CDS encoding ATP-binding cassette domain-containing protein, translating into MIQVQGLTKEYDGTRVVGDLEFEVRPGVVTGFLGPNGAGKTTTMRLVLGLDRPTAGRALVGGRPYAELADPLRQVGALLDAHALHGGRTARGHLRWLAAAGGLPERRVAEVLGQVGLADAAGRRIRGFSLGMRQRLGVAAALLGDPPVLMLDEPVNGLDPEGIRWIRTLLRELAAEGRSVLVSSHLMTEMALTADHLVVIGRGRLLADAATSDFLDRHGRTRVRVRAVDPVKLAALLAGSDLAAEAVDGGAWEVTGAEPERIAALAAANGVVLYEIAVQQDSLEEAFMRMTADSVEYRAVAA
- a CDS encoding sensor histidine kinase, which encodes MPRILAPLLSAATYARWLHLLIGLIFAGVVLLVFPGTEGRSLGGLLALAVPLDVALLVAAALVPAMRRAEGVQARLLLMPAREQDIAAEPARGFADRRRTAVWLIGRVALGTAVGFPSVLVPAAAVGLLVRPEPDLFGLRLPAREGFTWYPLLAPVLMFALGWLVVWAGRLQLAMAVRLLGPSPAERLAAAELRAERLLERNRLARELHDSIGHALTVTVIQAGAAREVGDPAFVAKALEVIEETGRQAMEDLERTLVLLRETRDTAGTGGAFEGADGADGPATERPGIGQLPALFDTARAAGSPVEAWIGVPAAKLPGVLSREGYRIVQEGVTNALKYAPGEPITVRITVREGQLELRCTNALASSAVRASPRRGGKGLRGIRERATLLGGGAAAGPEAGQWVLAVRLPLRLGA